One Corvus moneduloides isolate bCorMon1 chromosome Z, bCorMon1.pri, whole genome shotgun sequence genomic window carries:
- the TRMT10B gene encoding tRNA methyltransferase 10 homolog B gives AAAAAAASEAEAEAEAAAAVAAEALRLLRIEPSAAGGPSAGRADGAEEPCSRNALRKRRRWQRVLAARRGKRRQERQRRRARRAPADGIGPGPALGSGRVPAALATERLLEARAAGPRLCVDLGVGGSMTEKESGRLASQIRRLYGANRRAARPFWLCLTGFAAGTPIYEQCFRMNDGFAGYLMDTTPQSYLDLFPLDAIVYLTPDSENVLEDIDPDKVYVLGGLVDESIHKQLTLRRAREQSLQTARLPIREYMVKAPNARNYHSETLAINQVFDVLSTYYNTRSWPAALRAGVSSGKGYVLPDTVEQVETAQCTTAAQENALFCGEELQRQEAPA, from the exons gcggcggcggcggcggcggcgagcgAGGCGGAGGCCGAGGCCGAGGCCGCGGCCGCGGTGGCGGCCGAGGCGCTGCGGCTGCTGCGGATCGAGCCTTCGGCCGCGGGCGGTCCcagcgcggggcgggcggaCGGCGCGGAGGAGCCGTGCTCg AGGAACGCGCTGCGGAAGCGGCGGCGCTGGCAGCGGGTTCTCGCCGCCCGGCGCGGGAAGCGGCGGCAGGAGCGGCAGCGCCGCCGGGCACGGCGGGCACCAGCGGACGGAATCGGCCCGGGACCGGCGCTCGGCAGCGGAAGGGTCCCGGCCGCCCTCGCCACGGAGCGGCTGCTGGaggcgcgggcggcggggccgcggctcTGCGTGGACCTCGGCGTGGGCGGCAGCATGACCGAGAAG GAGAGTGGCCGCCTCGCCTCCCAGATCCGCAGGCTTTACGGGGCGAACCGCCGCGCCGCTCGGCCCTTCTGGCTGTGCCTGACGGGGTTCGCGGCGGGGACGCCGATTTACGAGCAGTGCTTCCGCATGAACGACGGCTTCGCCGGATACCTG ATGGATACAACCCCACAGAGTTACCTGGACCTGTTTCCTTTGGATGCCATTGTTTATCTCACTCCTGACTCTGAGAACG TCCTTGAAGACATCGATCCGGACAAGGTGTACGTGCTGGGAGGGCTGGTGGATGAGAGCATTCACAAG cagctgaccCTGCGGCGGGCACGGGAGCAGTCCCTGCAGACAGCCCGACTCCCCATCCGCGAGTACATGGTGAAAGCCCCCAATGCCAGGAACTACCACTCCGAGACGCTGGCCATCAACCAGG TCTTTGATGTCCTGTCCACCTACTACAACACACGGAGCTGGCCGGCAGCCCTGAGGGCTGGAGTTTCCTCTGGAAAAGGCTATGTGCTACCGGATACAGTGGAACAGGTGGAGACAGCCCAGTGCACCACTGCTGCCcaagaaaatgctttattttgtggtgaggagctgcagaggcaggaagCACCAGCATGA